In Nicotiana tabacum cultivar K326 chromosome 21, ASM71507v2, whole genome shotgun sequence, one DNA window encodes the following:
- the LOC107785606 gene encoding protein transport protein SEC23 G-like, which translates to MDFVELEAIEGLRWSWNSWPISKSESSALIIPLSVMCNPLMQFNELPILNYDPVICSQCGAVLNPYARVDYVSRIWNCPFCYRKNPFPRSYLGINENNVPAELFPTYSTVEYHLGKKGLTQNPNSSSNFGNVSMLSKMPSFSSLDWAGYGLGPAFVFVVDACTSDEELRVVKNELLHVIAQLPETALVGLVVFDSMVRVHDLGFGECCRVVMFHGERELSSEQTKQLLGIHHVKYQAGKVPMAPKQGFLIPLSEGEFSITSAIEDIQSSAQVMQGHRPFRATGVAVSVAVGLLEGCLVSAGSRIMIFTSGPATIGPGMIVSSELGNAIRNHRDIGNGHAAYYKKSSEFYKQISRRLSNSSIALDLFACSLDQVGAAELRASVESSGGFMMLTESFDSDQFRKCLRHIFSHDEAGNLKMCLDATIEIVTTKDVKICGALGPCVSLQKKNGSASHKEIGEGGTYTWKLGALTNKTCIAFFFEVGDEQKAQPSSAFFIQFITHYRYGNTGIRKRVTTAARRWVGNHSPEIAAGFDQEAAASVMARLAIHRAESNFSQDVVRWLDKCLIRFASKYGDYIQEDPSSFRLATNLSLFPQFMYYLRRSQFIDVFNSTPDETAFFRLLLNREGVVGSLIMVQPTLFQYSFEGPPIPVLLDICSVSPDVILLFDSYFYVVIHYGSKIVQWRKLGYEKDPSHDSFRKLLEAPEIDAEQLVSERIPVPKLIKCEQHSSQARFLLAKLNPSVTHNSTYTEGKELIFTDELSLQVFIEHLQALAVQG; encoded by the exons ATGGATTTCGTGGAACTGGAGGCAATTGAAGGTCTCCGGTGGTCATGGAATTCATGGCCAATTTCAAAATCCGAATCTTCTGCCCTAATTATCCCTTTATCAGTTATGTGCAATCCGTTAATGCAATTTAACGAGCTCCCTATACTTAATTACGATCCTGTTATTTGCTCTCAATGCGGCGCCGTTTTAAACCCTTACGCCCGTGTTGATTACGTGTCGCGAATCTGGAATTGCCCGTTTTGTTACCGGAAAAACCCGTTTCCGAGATCGTACCTCGGAATTAACGAAAATAATGTGCCAGCTGAGCTTTTTCCGACTTATAGTACTGTTGAATATCACTTGGGTAAAAAGGGTTTGACCCAAAACCCGAATTCCAGCTCTAATTTTGGAAATGTGTCGATGTTATCGAAAATGCCTTCATTTTCGAGCTTGGATTGGGCGGGTTATGGGCTTGGCCCGGCATTTGTGTTTGTGGTTGATGCCTGTACTAGTGATGAGGAGCTTAGGGTGGTGAAAAATGAGCTACTTCATGTTATTGCTCAATTGCCTGAAACTGCATTGGTTGGGTTGGTGGTGTTTGATTCAATGGTTAGAGTTCATGATCTCGGGTTTGGAGAGTGCTGTAGGGTTGTGATGTTCCACGGTGAGCGTGAGCTTTCTTCTGAGCAG ACCAAGCAACTCCTGGGAATTCATCATGTGAAGTACCAAGCAGGAAAGGTACCTATGGCTCCAAAACAGGGATTTCTAATACCACTATCAGAAGGGGAGTTCAGCATCACATCAGCAATTGAAGATATACAATCATCAGCACAGGTTATGCAAGGGCATAGACCTTTTCGAGCTACTGGAGTAGCAGTATCAGTTGCTGTCGGACTACTAGAAGGATGCTTGGTCTCTGCAGGTTCACGTATCATGATCTTTACCTCAGGGCCAGCAACAATTGGCCCAGGGATGATCGTAAGCTCTGAGCTTGGCAATGCCATTAGAAATCATCGAGACATCGGTAATGGTCATGCTGCTTACTACAAGAAGTCCAGTGAATTCTATAAGCAGATATCAAGAAGATTGTCTAATTCATCCATTGCACTTGATCTCTTTGCTTGTTCATTGGATCAAGTTGGAGCAGCTGAGCTTAGAGCTTCAGTTGAAAGCTCAGGAGGGTTCATGATGTTAACAGAGTCATTTGACTCGGACCAGTTCAGAAAGTGTTTACGTCACATATTTAGCCATGACGAGGCTGGTAATTTGAAAATGTGCCTTGATGCAACTATAGAGATAGTAACAACAAAGGATGTTAAAATTTGTGGGGCTCTTGGTCCATGTGTTTCTCTGCAGAAGAAGAATGGTTCagccagtcacaaggaaattggCGAGGGAGGTACCTATACGTGGAAATTGGGGGCACTTACTAACAAAACGTGCATTGCCTTCTTTTTTGAAGTAGGGGATGAACAGAAAGCCCAGCCTAGCTCTGCATTTTTCATACAGTTCATAACACACTATAGATATGGAAACACGGGAATTCGAAAGAGGGTGACCACTGCTGCAAGAAGGTGGGTTGGGAACCACTCTCCGGAAATTGCTGCTGGCTTTGATCAAGAAGCAGCAGCTTCAGTGATGGCTAGGCTTGCCATTCATAGAGCAGAGAGCAATTTTTCTCAAGATGTTGTGCGGTGGCTAGATAAATGTTTGATACGTTTTGCTTCAAAGTATGGGGATTATATCCAGGAAGACCCCTCATCATTCCGTCTTGCAACTAATTTATCCCTTTTCCCACAGTTCATGTATTATTTAAGGAGGTCTCAGTTTATTGATGTCTTCAACAGCACTCCAGACGAGACTGCTTTTTTCCGGCTGTTGTTGAACCGTGAGGGGGTAGTTGGCTCACTTATTATGGTCCAGCCAACCCTTTTCCAGTATTCATTCGAGGGTCCCCCTATTCCAGTTCTTTTGGACATCTGCTCCGTCTCTCCGGATGTTATCTTGCTCTTTGACTCCTACTTCTATGTGGTTATTCATTATGGCTCTAAGATTGTACAATGGCGTAAACTTGGCTATGAGAAGGATCCAAGCCACGACAGTTTCCGCAAGCTATTAGAAGCTCCAGAGATTGATGCAGAGCAACTGGTTTCGGAAAGGATTCCTGTGCCAAAGCTGATAAAATGTGAGCAACATAGTAGTCAGGCTAGGTTTCTCCTTGCCAAGTTGAATCCATCGGTTACACACAACTCAACATACACAGAAGGCAAAGAGCTTATATTTACGGACGAACTGAGTCTACAAGTTTTTATTGAGCACTTGCAAGCTTTAGCAGTGCAGGGTTGA